The nucleotide sequence aaaaaatgtgttgagtaatttttttattttttttttttttgccactgaacAAAACTGAAGATGTATTTACTTCATCTTTCATGTTTATATACCTCATTTCAGGGCTGGAAGCTGAACAAAACTATCACAGAAAATTGGACCTTAACTTATACCATTCAATTCTTCAAAGATTCTCCAGTATGCATGAGCTAAAATATGTATGCAAAGCATACTCACTGTACTCAATCAAACTCATTATGTTCCCTGACTTTATGACTCTGAATCAACATgatcattttttttgtaatgataTTGGAACAATGGCCAAAATTGTTTGGAGCAATACTtgaatgtttgttttgcatGGAAATGAATTTATGTAGCTGATTATCTTAAAGAGCAACACAGGGCCTGAGGATGCAGATGTCGTTTTATAAACACGGTGAATAAATTCTTAACTTTacagaatgatttattttgtatcATAATGAGGACAAATAAAAATTGTATCTGTGATCATCCACATGTCCATATCGTTTAAATTGCTGCTGCTGAGATGTGAATGAATAAATTTCCTATTTTGTAACAGTCTTGACATTTTCTAATCTTATTGACTAGGTTTTCTTACgcagtatggaaaagtatggaattcgCTTTTAGTACTTTCCAGGTCTGTATagagtatggaaaaatatttgtgtttttatacatatatattaaccctattctgttttctaaaatatacAATTCTGAATTAGCTTGAATTGATCATACAAGCAGAGTGTTTTTCATggtgtttccaccaagcagtcacTCTATAATGGCAGTGGTTTGAGATTTCTatgttgaaaaacaaaaaagttattGAATATTAAAATGGGTCGTATTGCACTTTTAGGACGATTCCCAACTACGTCTCTAGTCATAGGTGCATTGGAGAGGCGTTCAGTTAGCCGTACTCTCAAATGATTGGCATTTTTGATTATTTCGAGTTGACTAAAAACTGTGAAATATCTGagtttattaaataaataagtaatttaaaaaaatgtagcaTGCAGTTATGAATGAGCTATTTccttatttcagtcaggaacactttagtcaaagaaagaaaaatttatttccatttgcagtattatatttggtggtatggctctgttctggggcctctctacctttccatgtgcctacatggaaagcctagagctgagagagcaaacctccctgccttTCCATGTGCATAtgaggaaagcctaaggcatggagagcagcagcaaagacccccaggaacagaacagagtaacgtcactgacaaacagaaatgacattgataagtcagatgcagcatgaaaaggaggagctggggttgaggtgggttgcaaagccgcttgcagaggaagcagcaacagtaggcaggccagacaGAGAAGTCAAGAAAGATTTGGaattctgaaataaaacaatgtgtaggaacccagattgtcacaatatattttattttaacaatttctCTGTTTAGTTTAGTGGGCATTTCTTATATCCTTAGGTGGAGGAAACAACATAGTGTTTGTAAAGTCTGACACAAATGTAGGGAGGTACGACAGAGGAATCCATAATAATTTGGCATCCCAGCCTGCACTGTAACGTGTGCGTGGGAAGAGAGCTGTCAGCGCGTGCTCCATACAACTGGTCACCTTGGAGAGATCTGAGCTGCACAGGAGGCCCAAAGAGAAGTCCTGAGCTTTCACATCTGACAGgaagaacagagcagaggaatCATTCAGAATATTTATATGACACTAGTGCTGAGTGTGATCAACTGTACTTCCACTCACATTCACCAAAGTATGTGTCTCCATAGGAGTCTTTGACATCTTGAGGGAGGCGGGTCCACAGTCTCCTCAGGTCAGCTTCAATAATATCTGGCCTGGTAACAGCCGTCTTGAAGAAACCAGGCTCAATAATGCTTACTTTGACGCCAAAGGGCCGCATGTCCCTCCTGGGCACAAGAAGCAGGACATTGCGTTTCATTAATGCAGCTGAAAAGCTTCTTATTGTGTACTTTTAAATTCTTCTGTGTTCCTACTTTAAAAAAGTGTGCAGATAATTGATAATTGTTGGCCTTTTGCAACTGAATGCTGTGGTGGAAAGTcagtaaatacatttactctAGCTCTGTGCTGACGTACAGTTTCAAGGTACGTGAACTTGACTTACTTGTCATAGTTACTTTTCTAAATGAACTCTGCCTGTATGGCACAGGGAATAAAAGACTCCTTGTGTCGTGTTTCACAGACAATAAAGACTACTTTGAGTGAGTGTGACTCTTGGAACACTGTCGGcagttaaatattaaatgtgtgaCTCACAGTTATGCTTCAGCTAAATAACAGAGCTTGTGACCCAGATCTAATGAGCCAACTGCTCTGTCTGATATGTTGCAAAATCTTTTCTTTGACTTGCAAATTACCCTCTGTGCCAAGGAtgcaggttttgtttcaacacttgGAGGGGACACACATGGAAGGGGGGTTGGGGTCCTCCGTCATAAAAGTTTTGAGCATTAAACACTGCAGCATTCTGGTATCATCTTAAGAGAATGTGTGATAATTCAGCTTCAGTTGTGTTTCCACTACCTGAGGCTGTCAGAGAAGGCTTCCACTCCAAATTTGGACGGGCAGTATCCTCCACCAACGGAAGACAGTCTGCCCAGAATACTGGCCACATTAACCACCCTGCCCTGGCCCTTTTTCAGAAGAGGCAGAAACTGGAGCGTCACATCAATGAGGCCGATCAGATTCACATCCAGAACCTTTGTGAAATCCTCTAACTGCATCCATTCTATTGGGCCGATGGGTACAGACCTGCCGGCATTGTTCACCAGACCCCACAGACCTGCAGAGAAAGGAGGAAGATATCAACTTCTGATCTTTATTTCTCTTTTGTTGATGTGAGagaatgtttttcatttatcacaaATGTGTCCCtgactttaaaaaatgcagACTATATGAGGTAAGTATTTCCTCCCTTCTCTTTAAAATCAGAGGGCATGTTAAACATATCAGTAGGAGGATGATGAGTTGATGATGGGATGGTCCAGGTTGCCTTTATCTCTCCCAGTGCCTCACTCTGACTGGCACCCTATCAGTGTGTACCCCCTGCTGCTGTCCGCCCGGCTCACCTCCATCTCCGACCTCTTTGCTCACAAACTCCACCGCCCTCCTGATGCTCCCGCTGTCTGTAACATCCAGCAGGAGAGTCTTCAGTCTGGGggaggctgctgctgccaaaTCTCAGCAGGAGAGTCTTCAGTCTGGGggaggctgctgctgccaaaTCTGCTGCACCTTTCTCTGTGAGACATGCAGCTATGACGTGGAAGCATTTTTTATCCAGCTGCCTGGCTACCAGATTCCCAAAGCCGCTGTCACAACCTGTGATAAACACATACTTCTGGGCGAAGCCATCAACCTTGTAGGAATCTCTGATGTAGCGGCGGATGACAGCGAGAGCGGCCAAGACGAAGGCACAGGTTAAGGCCAGGTGTGACAGGATtacctgaaacacacagtcCACAGATCAGGCTTCTTGTTTCTTCTAAATATTCTACTCACATTTTCTGATTAAGGTAAACAAAAATGGTGAAAGTAGAAGTGAATGTTAATGTGAATCATGAAAACAATGAGAAATCTATTTACCTCTAATAAACATGTCGTCAGACTGTCAGTTGACACCTGAGTGGAGAAGCATGGAAGATTATTGTCCATCTATTTGGCTACAACATGATCTATATTTACATTAGCCAATAACCTTTAGGTCCACTTTATCCCCCTCTCTCACTTTTTTACTTCTTCTGTCTCCTTATATTTAAGTTTCCTATCTTTTTCTCACTGGTGTCATTACTTTGGGCTGACCCCACACCTTTATGAGGGAGCTAGTCCACTGTACGTCATCCCCAGCATCTCATACTGGGCTGCCCCAGATCGTCTGAGACAGAGCCACCCCATcatgttgtattgtttttattataatgGAAAAGTACATCAAATTAAATGGTAACCTGAACTCACACCCCTTCACATAATCTGCATTCAAACTCAAAGGTCAAACTGTGCATGGTGCATATTCCTAAATAAGTGTGTGTTTAACACCAGGTCATTTTAGCTCTGATGCCCCCTAGTGGGGTTATCTGGACATGGCAATAATGCACCTGCAGACTAGACATGGTACTTCCAATGTTTGAACTCAAAGCAGGGTTTGTATTTCAATTTGTATATATTAGGCACTTTTAAATACATTACATCAactatttaaatgtaaatctcTTATGCAATAGCACATGTAAgctaataataatgatggtaACATATGATGCCGCAAAAAATGGAATTGAATATAAATTAAATAGGCTTGGCTGTACCTATTTAAGAGAAAAACTGAATTCACTTAAATAACAAAGGACTGGTATTTATCCATGTTCACAGGCCCGGACTGACTGTAAGTACATTTTCTCAAGTACTGCCCTTCAgcacaattttgaggtacttgtactctGCTTGAGTACTCACATTTTATGATACTTACAATCTCTACTTGTCAGATTTCAGAGGGAAATCTTTTACTCTGCTAgcctacatttatctgacagctttgaTAACCAGGTCCTTTTCAGATTATaaatttacatacaaaacaaagatcaacttttttttttttttttttttaaaaagaagctCCTCCTCAACCAGCAGTAAAATCCTGCTAATAATATGCATTaatagtacttttacttttgatgctTTAGGTGCATTTTCTGAGGCATTTTGCATTGTAGTGTTGCAACTTTTACTTACGTGAATGATCTGAATGCTGTGCTTTACTAACACATAACGAGATGAAGTAAATTTTGTTTGTGATTCTTTGCATGCCACAAACAAAACCCCATTTACCTCCATTGTGCTGGGTTTTAGCAGTAAAGATCAGATAAACCAAACTTATCTGCATTGCTTAACACCTCATGAGGAAAGAGGGAAAAGTCTTTTGCAGTtttggtgaactgttcctttaatgtcaCAAATGTCAGTCACCCACCAGATGACATCAGATCTCACTGAGCTGGCTTGTgtgaaaataaatcattcaattAGTCAACTCCTGTCAGTGTCTGTTCCTTAATTTTGagtcaaataaatcaaaagaatAAGGTTAATAGGCAGATCGGATgctctgtaaaatgtaaaacaataatGCACAC is from Epinephelus moara isolate mb chromosome 7, YSFRI_EMoa_1.0, whole genome shotgun sequence and encodes:
- the LOC126392665 gene encoding retinol dehydrogenase 7-like, with the protein product MVSTDSLTTCLLEVILSHLALTCAFVLAALAVIRRYIRDSYKVDGFAQKYVFITGCDSGFGNLVARQLDKKCFHVIAACLTEKGAADLAAAASPRLKTLLLDVTDSGSIRRAVEFVSKEVGDGGLWGLVNNAGRSVPIGPIEWMQLEDFTKVLDVNLIGLIDVTLQFLPLLKKGQGRVVNVASILGRLSSVGGGYCPSKFGVEAFSDSLRRDMRPFGVKVSIIEPGFFKTAVTRPDIIEADLRRLWTRLPQDVKDSYGDTYFGEYVKAQDFSLGLLCSSDLSKVTSCMEHALTALFPRTRYSAGWDAKLLWIPLSYLPTFVSDFTNTMLFPPPKDIRNAH